From a single Lytechinus variegatus isolate NC3 chromosome 9, Lvar_3.0, whole genome shotgun sequence genomic region:
- the LOC121421916 gene encoding nuclear transcription factor Y subunit alpha-like, which produces MEGNTVAQTLTADQLGQIQTIQTQGAQAGGQQVQLQLQGQQLVQVGGGGQILAGGQPITLQVAGGQTGTTQLQQLAQTLQVVGSGGQVQQVCSSQMKLKSSELWNSLPELIKKIFNFLNF; this is translated from the exons ATGGAAGGGAATACAGTAGCCCAGACTTTGACTGCTGATCAGCTCGGTCAGATCCAGACCATTCAGACCCAAGGTGCCCAGGCCGGTGGTCAGCAAGTCCAGCTACAGTTGCAAGGACAGCag TTGGTCCAGGTCGGTGGGGGCGGTCAGATCTTGGCCGGGGGTCAACCGATCACATTGCAGGTCGCTGGAGGTCAGACGGGGACAACACAGCTCCAGCAGCTGGCCCAAACGCTGCAAGTCGTGGGTTCCGGTGGTCAGGTACAGCAGGTATGTTCCTCTCAAATGAAACTCAAGTCCTCTGAGTTATGGAACAGCCTTCCTGAActcatcaaaaaaatatttaacttcTTAAACTTCTaa